One part of the Haliotis asinina isolate JCU_RB_2024 chromosome 2, JCU_Hal_asi_v2, whole genome shotgun sequence genome encodes these proteins:
- the LOC137273216 gene encoding uncharacterized protein, which translates to MACSGTLWVFVVCVVFLQSDRVHGKTTTVYMDSEDSCSYKVHLNDEDVFHVENLDRSKPNRNLTGYFPCFQAFVSGSQVVCINEHIVHFHRCSLHLKYYTFDTSLTYVPITTDYTADRILDCNMDTTEWCSREARNVKIVLEATQPDASIRDVSFLMDVSRITSQNRFVFMFNNCGTKHYLKNSRLHMKLLDTDDASSCVKTFRYRDVDDSKKAEICVKFEEWPRENSCSSFELFMYHGSPDGGDLIKSVKCSEASPENFCTDGEEISFKAIRTGSVDTKKYDFHLKIWDNHDLSGGSPGLSAGNIVLIVLGVVIVIVLIGLIIMCRLGKCKGSGGGTRSWSMPSLPSFDDDD; encoded by the exons ATGGCTTGCAGCGGGACTCTGtgggtgtttgttgtgtgtgtagTGTTTCTGCAGTCGGACCGCGTTCATGGCAAGACAACAACAG TGTACATGGACTCGGAAGACTCCTGCAGCTACAAAGTACATCTGAATGATGAAGATGTATTCCACGTGGAGAATCTTGACCGCAGCAAACCTAACAGGAATTTGACTGGTTACTTCCCTTGTTTCCAAGCTTTTGTATCAGGCTCACAAGTTGTCTGTATCAACGAACATATTGTCCACTTTCATCGGTGCTCACTGCATCTTAAGTATTACACATTCGATACCTCTCTGACATATGTCCCGATCACAACAGACTACACTGCAGACCGG ATCCTAGACTGTAACATGGACACAACTGAGTGGTGTTCCAGGGAGGCTAGGAATGTGAAGATTGTTCTGGAGGCCACCCAGCCAGATGCCAGTATAAGGGATGTTTCATTCCTCATGGATGTCTCCAGGATTACTAGTCAGAACAGATTTG TCTTCATGTTTAATAACTGTGGCACCAAACACTACCTGAAGAACAGCCGGCTGCACATGAAGCTACTAGATACCGATGATGCCTCCAGCTGCGTGAAAACCTTCAGATATCGTGATGTGGATGACAGCAAGAAGGCCGAGATCTGTGTGAAGTTTGAGGAGTGGCCCAGGGAGAACTCATGCTCGTCATTCGAACTGTTTATGTACCATGGGTCTCCGGATGGAGGTGATCTCATAAAG AGTGTGAAATGTTCTGAGGCATCTCCAGAAAATTTCTGTACTGATGGAGAGGAGATATCCTTCAAGGCCATCCGAACAGGCTCAGTGGACACTAAAAAGTATGACTTCCACCTCAAGATATGGGACAATCATGACCTCAGTGGTG GTTCACCAGGTCTGAGTGCAGGAAACATTGTACTGATTGTTCTGGGTGTGGTCATCGTCATTGTCCTCATTGGTCTCATCATCATGTGCAGGCTTGGAAAGTGTAAGGGAAGTGGGGGAGGTACGAGGTCTTGGTCCATGCCGTCTCTCCCGAGTTTTGATGATGACGACTAG
- the LOC137273203 gene encoding protein shisa-5-like: MTSRRLLDFHDDYIERTSTTMSSIIGIIVGIIVLIIIVVIIVCFCVCRRRHGYTGRTLYSPAPQAHTTTTTTYPANQTILYPAQQPMPQQLMPQQPMPQQPVNYQHYPAHPPPGQAPPPYPGPPQTGYHPGPPPYPMAAADQQWQPPQQKMDSAGYTRGMDQSFLQKASAPPPEPY; this comes from the exons ATGACTTCTCGAAGGTTGCTCGATTTCCACGACGATT ATATCGAGAGAACTTCAACAACAATGTCCAGTATCATCGGTATAATTGTTGGAATAATAGTATTGATAATTATCGTGGTCATCATCgtctgtttctgtgtgtgtcgTCGACGACATGGGTACACCGGCCGCACACTCTACTCACCTGCTCCTCAagcacacacaacaacaactactacataCCCAGCCAATCAAACGATATTGTACCCAGCACAGCAGCCAATGCCACAACAACTGATGCCACAGCAACCGATGCCACAACAGCCAGTGAACTACCAACACTATCCAGCACATCCTCCTCCTGGACAAG CTCCACCTCCATACCCTGGGCCTCCACAAACAGGTTATCATCCTGGACCTCCCCCGTATCCCATGGCAGCAGCTGACCAACAGTGGCAGCCTCCTCAACAAAAAATGGACTCAGCTGGATACACAAGAGGAATGGACCAATCATTTTTGCAGAAAGCCTCTGCACCACCTCCTGAACCATATTAG